One Lottiidibacillus patelloidae genomic region harbors:
- a CDS encoding SulP family inorganic anion transporter — protein MDIQRLKQEWFGNIKGDTLAGIVVALALIPEAIAFSIIAGVDPMVGLYASFCIAVVIAFIGGRPAMISAATGAMALVMVTLVADYGLQYLLAATILTGIIQVVFGVFKVGNLMKFVPRSVMTGFVNALAILIFMSQLVHFVGESWVMYAMVAGALAIIYILPRFTTVVPSPLVAIIVMTIIAIVFHTDVRTVGDMGHLASDLPTFFIPNVPFTIETLMIILPYSFALAMVGLLESLLTAQIVDDMTETDSNKNKEARGQGVANIVTGFFGGMAGCAMIGQSVINVKSGARGRLSTLVAGIFLLTLIVLLNDILVSIPMAALVGVMIMVSIGTFDWSSLTRLHVTPRGDAVVMIVTVATVVYTHDLSKGVFAGVILSALFFAAKISKVTINNTFDKTTKRKVYYVQGQLFFASVTDFLTNFNFKEEAEVIVIDFTNAHVWDDSAVGAIDKVVLKYQENNKKVEIIGLNAESSTLIKKIAVHDKAHAKVANH, from the coding sequence ATGGATATTCAAAGATTAAAACAAGAATGGTTTGGAAATATAAAAGGGGATACATTAGCAGGTATCGTCGTAGCACTAGCGTTAATTCCAGAAGCAATTGCATTCTCTATTATCGCTGGAGTAGACCCTATGGTTGGGCTTTATGCTTCATTCTGTATCGCAGTTGTTATTGCATTTATCGGTGGAAGGCCAGCAATGATTTCCGCAGCTACAGGAGCAATGGCTTTAGTTATGGTTACGTTAGTGGCTGATTATGGACTGCAATATTTACTAGCTGCAACGATTCTAACCGGGATTATTCAAGTAGTTTTTGGAGTTTTTAAAGTAGGAAATTTAATGAAGTTTGTACCAAGGTCAGTAATGACTGGTTTTGTGAATGCATTAGCAATTTTAATCTTCATGTCACAGTTAGTCCATTTTGTTGGTGAATCTTGGGTCATGTACGCAATGGTTGCTGGAGCTTTAGCTATCATTTACATTTTACCTAGATTTACGACTGTAGTTCCTTCACCATTAGTAGCAATAATTGTCATGACTATTATCGCTATTGTATTTCATACAGATGTTAGAACCGTTGGAGATATGGGACATTTAGCAAGTGATTTACCTACATTTTTCATTCCTAACGTTCCATTCACTATTGAAACATTAATGATTATCTTACCTTATTCTTTTGCATTAGCAATGGTAGGTTTACTAGAGTCGCTATTAACGGCACAAATTGTCGATGACATGACTGAAACAGATAGTAATAAAAACAAAGAAGCTCGCGGTCAAGGTGTTGCAAACATCGTTACTGGTTTCTTTGGTGGAATGGCTGGTTGTGCAATGATTGGCCAATCAGTAATTAACGTAAAATCAGGCGCTCGCGGACGATTGTCAACATTAGTTGCTGGTATATTCTTATTAACATTGATTGTATTACTAAATGATATTTTAGTAAGTATTCCAATGGCTGCCTTAGTTGGGGTTATGATTATGGTTTCAATCGGAACATTTGATTGGTCTTCATTAACTAGGTTACATGTAACCCCTCGAGGAGACGCAGTCGTAATGATCGTTACCGTTGCTACTGTTGTTTACACTCATGATTTATCTAAAGGGGTATTCGCAGGAGTAATTTTAAGTGCATTATTCTTTGCAGCAAAAATATCAAAAGTGACTATTAACAATACCTTTGATAAAACTACGAAAAGGAAAGTTTATTATGTCCAAGGACAACTTTTCTTTGCATCAGTAACAGATTTCTTAACTAATTTTAATTTTAAAGAAGAAGCGGAAGTTATTGTAATCGACTTCACTAACGCTCATGTATGGGATGACTCTGCAGTAGGTGCTATTGACAAAGTTGTACTCAAATATCAAGAGAACAATAAAAAAGTTGAGATTATCGGTTTAAATGCTGAAAGTTCAACGTTAATTAAGAAGATAGCTGTTCATGATAAAGCACATGCAAAAGTAGCAAATCATTAA
- a CDS encoding MIP/aquaporin family protein, translated as MVERKLLAEFIGTYFLVFAGTGAIIVNELTGLITHVGIALTFGLIVTVLIYSFGHVSGAHFNPAVTIGFLCMKQISMKKSIYYILVQIIGAICASLTLKLLFPSNKLLGTTLPTYSWQQSFLLEIILTFLLMTVIFNSAVSAKAVKPLAGIAIGATVGLEAMFAGPITGASMNPARSLGPALVSQHLSHLWIYVVATIIGAILAAVIYKILKDNNEV; from the coding sequence ATGGTGGAAAGAAAATTACTTGCTGAATTTATCGGTACCTATTTTTTAGTTTTTGCTGGTACTGGTGCAATAATAGTTAATGAACTTACAGGACTTATAACACATGTGGGTATTGCATTAACGTTTGGGTTAATCGTAACAGTTTTAATCTATTCTTTCGGACATGTTTCGGGAGCACACTTTAATCCTGCGGTTACAATTGGTTTTTTATGTATGAAACAGATATCCATGAAGAAAAGTATATACTATATTTTAGTTCAAATTATAGGAGCAATATGTGCGAGTTTAACATTGAAGTTATTATTTCCTTCAAATAAATTACTTGGGACTACGCTACCAACTTATTCATGGCAGCAGAGTTTCCTACTTGAAATTATATTGACTTTTTTATTAATGACGGTAATTTTTAACTCCGCAGTTTCTGCTAAAGCAGTTAAACCGTTAGCAGGAATTGCAATTGGTGCTACTGTGGGACTAGAGGCAATGTTTGCTGGACCAATAACTGGTGCCTCTATGAACCCAGCTCGTTCACTAGGGCCTGCCTTAGTTTCTCAACATTTGTCTCACTTGTGGATTTATGTCGTTGCAACAATAATAGGAGCAATACTTGCAGCGGTAATTTATAAGATACTTAAAGATAACAATGAGGTGTAA
- the arsC gene encoding arsenate reductase (thioredoxin), translating to MDKKTIYFLCTGNSCRSQMAEGFAKKYLGEKFDVYSAGIEAHGVNPKAIKAMNEIGVDITKQTSDIIDTELLNSADFVVTLCGHANDICPATPINKERFHWGFDDPAKATGSEEEQWTVFQRVRDEIEERIRSFAENGK from the coding sequence ATGGATAAAAAAACAATTTATTTCTTATGTACTGGTAATTCATGCAGAAGCCAAATGGCGGAGGGTTTTGCTAAAAAATATTTAGGAGAAAAGTTTGATGTATACTCAGCTGGAATTGAAGCACATGGTGTGAATCCGAAAGCTATTAAGGCGATGAATGAAATTGGGGTGGATATTACAAAGCAAACGTCTGACATAATCGATACTGAATTATTAAATAGTGCAGATTTTGTAGTGACATTATGTGGACATGCTAATGATATTTGTCCTGCAACACCTATTAACAAAGAGCGTTTCCATTGGGGATTCGACGATCCTGCCAAAGCAACAGGTTCTGAAGAAGAACAGTGGACTGTATTTCAACGAGTTCGTGATGAAATAGAAGAGCGAATTCGCTCTTTTGCAGAGAACGGAAAATAA
- a CDS encoding imidazoleglycerol-phosphate dehydratase, with amino-acid sequence MTSRNGSKGSKNQNAPDAEFSRELSSGDNNKGNDYRSKKGSKSQLKHPNNH; translated from the coding sequence ATGACAAGTCGTAATGGAAGTAAAGGAAGTAAAAATCAAAATGCTCCAGATGCAGAATTTTCACGAGAGTTAAGTTCTGGGGATAACAATAAAGGGAACGATTATCGTTCGAAAAAAGGTAGTAAATCACAATTAAAGCATCCGAATAACCATTAA
- a CDS encoding CBO0543 family protein, producing the protein MNIGWNIESFIHISGIFLSIIIIIYLFKINWRRYGVLFILSAIVGNILCYIFVKVGFYSYPYRLFPNISIMPFTTITTVFPALILISVRFSPEKWSWKIPYYWAIVHLGVLGETIGLLYTDIIEYNFKWDLWDSYTWWWIYVLIFEWIGSIIISKEDRCPLDANHLKFGRLGWAIVHFILIVTIFLGGFYLGVNVS; encoded by the coding sequence ATGAATATAGGTTGGAATATTGAATCATTTATACATATTTCCGGGATTTTTTTAAGCATTATTATTATTATTTACTTATTTAAAATTAATTGGAGACGTTATGGAGTTCTTTTTATACTAAGTGCAATAGTTGGCAATATTTTATGTTATATCTTTGTTAAGGTTGGATTTTATTCTTATCCATACCGACTATTCCCAAACATAAGCATTATGCCATTCACAACAATAACTACCGTATTTCCAGCATTAATCTTAATTTCTGTCCGTTTTAGCCCAGAAAAATGGAGCTGGAAAATTCCATATTACTGGGCGATAGTTCATCTTGGAGTATTAGGCGAAACAATTGGGTTATTGTATACCGATATAATTGAATACAATTTCAAATGGGATCTTTGGGATTCCTATACTTGGTGGTGGATTTATGTACTTATTTTCGAATGGATTGGAAGCATAATAATCTCAAAAGAAGATAGGTGTCCACTTGATGCAAATCACTTAAAATTTGGCAGACTTGGATGGGCAATTGTTCATTTCATCTTAATTGTTACAATCTTTTTAGGAGGATTTTATTTAGGAGTTAATGTTTCATAA
- a CDS encoding rhodanese-like domain-containing protein, whose protein sequence is MKEISPQEVEKLLEENKDISLIDVREHDEVAQGKISKAKHIPLGEIPERLNELPKDKEHIMICRSGGRSGKACEYMQEQGYKVVNMTGGMLKWEGKKE, encoded by the coding sequence ATTAAAGAAATTTCTCCACAAGAAGTAGAGAAATTATTAGAGGAAAATAAAGATATATCATTAATTGATGTTCGTGAGCATGATGAGGTAGCGCAAGGAAAAATAAGTAAAGCTAAGCATATTCCTTTAGGAGAAATTCCTGAAAGGTTAAATGAGCTGCCAAAGGATAAAGAGCATATTATGATTTGTCGTTCTGGTGGAAGAAGTGGTAAGGCTTGTGAATACATGCAAGAACAGGGCTATAAAGTTGTGAATATGACTGGCGGAATGTTGAAGTGGGAAGGTAAAAAGGAGTAA
- a CDS encoding sulfurtransferase TusA family protein, translated as MTITADQVLDAKGLACPMPIVKTKKAIEQLEAGQVLEVQATDKGSLADMKGWANNTGHQYLGTKEEGDVLKHYLRKANPDEVKEETKHPHITDISELESKVSGGATLIDVREPAEYAFGHIPGAKSIPLGELDDRIDELNKDEDIHFICRTGNRSDLAAQKLAEKGFTKVWNVKPGMTEWKGETKKL; from the coding sequence ATGACAATAACAGCAGATCAAGTATTAGATGCAAAAGGACTAGCTTGCCCAATGCCAATTGTAAAAACGAAGAAAGCTATTGAACAATTAGAGGCCGGACAAGTATTAGAAGTCCAAGCAACAGATAAAGGTTCGTTGGCTGATATGAAAGGTTGGGCTAATAATACGGGGCACCAATACTTAGGAACGAAAGAAGAAGGCGATGTGTTAAAACATTACCTTCGTAAAGCTAATCCAGATGAAGTTAAAGAGGAAACAAAACATCCTCACATTACTGATATTAGTGAATTAGAAAGTAAGGTTAGCGGAGGCGCAACATTAATTGACGTCCGTGAGCCGGCAGAATATGCATTTGGACATATTCCAGGAGCAAAATCAATTCCACTTGGTGAATTGGATGATCGAATAGATGAATTAAACAAGGATGAAGACATACATTTTATTTGTCGGACTGGAAATCGCAGTGACTTAGCTGCTCAAAAATTAGCTGAAAAAGGTTTTACAAAAGTATGGAACGTAAAACCAGGGATGACAGAGTGGAAAGGCGAAACAAAAAAACTATAA
- a CDS encoding DsrE/DsrF/DrsH-like family protein, translating into MGTKVAIIASNGGMFDAYKVFNIATASAATDAEVAIFFTFEGLNLIHKEGHQQLPMPAGKEHFEQGFKDANVPTIPELVQMAKEMGVTFIACQMTMDVMKLEKEHFVDGIDVGGAVTFLDFAKDADVTLTF; encoded by the coding sequence ATGGGAACTAAAGTAGCAATTATTGCAAGTAACGGTGGAATGTTTGACGCATATAAAGTATTTAACATTGCAACAGCATCTGCAGCTACAGACGCTGAAGTAGCAATTTTCTTTACATTTGAAGGGTTAAATTTAATTCATAAAGAAGGGCACCAGCAATTACCTATGCCTGCTGGAAAAGAACATTTTGAGCAAGGATTTAAAGATGCAAATGTACCAACTATTCCTGAATTAGTTCAAATGGCTAAAGAAATGGGCGTTACATTTATTGCTTGTCAAATGACAATGGATGTAATGAAGCTTGAAAAAGAACATTTTGTTGATGGCATCGATGTAGGCGGAGCAGTTACATTTTTAGATTTCGCTAAGGATGCAGATGTAACGCTTACTTTCTAG
- a CDS encoding MBL fold metallo-hydrolase → MKAYTAKEIAQKVINKEKFFILDVRNTDAFDDWKIEGDNVDIINVPYFDLIEGVDDILSDLPKGSEILVVCAKEGSSVFVAEQLVEAGIEGVGYLQGGMKAWSEHLEPVKVGDLKDGGSLYQFVRIGKGCLSYFLESNGEGLIVDSARLTESYLEFAKENNVQIKYVLDTHLHADHISGGREIAEKTGAAYYLPPKDATEVTFEYNKLEEGNDITVGNTKVKVQPIYSPGHTIGSTSFIIDDQYLLTGDILFVESIGRPDLAGKAEDWVGDLRTTLYNRYKQLSEDLIVLPAHFSFKHELGEGGLVSAKLSELYAGNDGLKVDDEEEFRKMVTEHLPPQPNSYQEIRETNMGKISPNEEEQREMEVGPNRCAVKG, encoded by the coding sequence TTGAAAGCTTATACTGCGAAAGAAATTGCCCAAAAAGTGATTAATAAAGAGAAGTTTTTTATTTTAGACGTACGTAACACAGATGCATTTGATGATTGGAAAATTGAAGGGGATAATGTAGATATTATTAATGTTCCTTATTTTGATTTAATTGAAGGTGTTGATGATATTTTAAGTGACCTCCCTAAAGGAAGTGAAATTCTCGTTGTTTGTGCAAAAGAAGGGTCATCAGTATTTGTTGCAGAACAATTAGTCGAAGCGGGAATTGAAGGTGTTGGTTACTTACAAGGTGGTATGAAAGCTTGGAGTGAACATCTTGAACCAGTAAAAGTAGGCGACTTAAAAGATGGCGGTTCTTTATACCAATTTGTTCGAATAGGTAAAGGGTGCCTTTCTTACTTCTTAGAGTCGAATGGAGAAGGGCTTATTGTTGACTCTGCTCGTTTGACGGAAAGCTATCTTGAATTTGCAAAAGAAAATAATGTACAAATAAAATATGTTTTAGATACACACTTACATGCTGACCACATTTCCGGTGGTCGAGAAATTGCTGAAAAAACTGGCGCTGCTTATTATTTACCACCAAAAGATGCCACTGAAGTAACATTTGAATATAACAAGCTTGAAGAAGGTAATGATATTACAGTTGGTAATACAAAAGTTAAGGTTCAACCAATTTATTCTCCTGGCCATACAATCGGAAGTACATCATTTATCATCGATGATCAATATTTATTAACTGGAGATATTTTATTTGTTGAGTCAATCGGTCGTCCTGACTTAGCCGGTAAAGCCGAAGATTGGGTAGGGGACTTAAGAACTACTTTATATAATCGTTATAAGCAATTGTCTGAAGACTTAATTGTTTTACCTGCGCACTTTAGTTTTAAGCATGAGCTAGGTGAAGGTGGTCTAGTATCTGCTAAATTGAGTGAACTCTATGCTGGCAATGACGGGCTGAAGGTGGATGATGAGGAAGAATTCCGAAAAATGGTGACAGAGCACCTTCCACCACAGCCAAATTCATATCAAGAAATTCGAGAAACTAATATGGGTAAAATATCACCTAATGAAGAGGAACAAAGAGAAATGGAAGTTGGACCCAATCGTTGTGCGGTAAAAGGTTAA
- a CDS encoding DUF3905 domain-containing protein → MKKKSTKSNSPILDGTIPHQINSPSFKNANIEMQEPFINEHGVVIGDSFYDSENSPLNNWSDDVDPAIMAGDQWVHPTNDIGWNTSENKELIEGNIPPQGVPFMHSTKDVSYSKD, encoded by the coding sequence ATGAAAAAGAAAAGTACAAAGTCAAATTCGCCAATTTTAGATGGTACGATACCACACCAAATTAACTCTCCATCATTTAAAAATGCAAATATCGAAATGCAAGAGCCTTTTATAAATGAGCACGGAGTGGTTATTGGTGATAGCTTTTATGATTCAGAAAATTCGCCCCTTAACAATTGGAGCGATGATGTGGACCCAGCTATTATGGCTGGCGATCAGTGGGTGCATCCAACCAATGACATTGGTTGGAATACGAGTGAAAATAAAGAGCTAATAGAAGGAAATATTCCTCCTCAAGGCGTTCCATTTATGCACTCGACGAAAGATGTAAGTTATAGTAAAGACTAA
- a CDS encoding GMC family oxidoreductase — protein sequence MTKKKNEVDFCIVGMGASGSVIAAELSKAGFSVTCLDAGPMREPKRDFSSDELEMEKLYWNDPRISLGNDPINLSRSNSGKGVGGSAVHYTAQLLRFHHSDFRTKSIEGVGEDWPITYDELAPFYDRMEKVLQLSGPNDFPWKPYGGPYPMPQHHDLSNNTLKFREGCENIGLQHSVSPLAILSAPHNNREPCINRGFCEEGCMPDSKTTPLNTFVPEAMKNGAEVIANAMVTQVVSTKKGHVKGVEYLDNGIEKFLAAKVVILASYAIETPRLLLNSANANYPNGIANSSGLVGKYLITNTNDQMIVKFNEEIRMYRGNPVQALTLDPYERGKKKGYARGFLMNSYGSRPVKLANMFFDNDSSCFGETLRERMLDYNYFGGFAMLGEVLAQEQNFVKLHSIDKDQYGLPVPEVHFSFHENDLKIREDAKEVLSEIGRAAGGKPLYHLKGIAHLMGGCRMGNDPTTSVVNSYGQTHDIKNLFIVGTPTYVTAPSANPTLTAYALALRTAEFIATEAKRGNLSS from the coding sequence ATGACAAAAAAGAAGAATGAAGTTGACTTTTGCATTGTCGGAATGGGTGCGTCAGGCAGTGTAATAGCAGCTGAACTAAGTAAGGCTGGTTTCTCTGTAACATGCCTGGATGCTGGTCCTATGCGCGAGCCAAAGCGCGACTTTTCTTCAGATGAATTAGAAATGGAGAAATTATATTGGAATGATCCAAGAATAAGTCTAGGAAATGATCCGATTAATTTATCGCGAAGCAACTCTGGAAAAGGTGTCGGTGGAAGTGCCGTTCACTATACTGCTCAGCTTCTCCGCTTTCATCATTCGGACTTTAGAACAAAGAGTATCGAAGGTGTCGGAGAGGATTGGCCAATTACATATGATGAATTAGCTCCATTTTATGATCGGATGGAAAAGGTTTTACAACTTTCTGGTCCAAATGATTTCCCTTGGAAACCTTACGGAGGACCTTATCCTATGCCACAGCATCATGATTTAAGTAATAACACTTTAAAATTTCGCGAGGGCTGCGAAAATATTGGCTTGCAACATAGCGTTTCCCCTTTAGCTATTCTGTCTGCACCTCATAACAACAGAGAACCTTGTATTAACAGAGGATTTTGCGAAGAAGGATGTATGCCTGACTCAAAAACGACACCATTAAATACATTTGTACCTGAAGCAATGAAAAACGGAGCAGAAGTAATTGCTAATGCAATGGTGACACAAGTTGTATCTACAAAGAAAGGCCATGTAAAAGGCGTCGAATACTTGGACAATGGCATCGAGAAATTTTTAGCTGCAAAAGTAGTTATTTTAGCATCTTATGCGATAGAAACACCCCGACTATTATTAAATTCAGCTAATGCTAATTATCCTAATGGGATAGCCAATTCAAGTGGACTTGTTGGTAAGTACCTTATAACTAATACGAACGATCAAATGATTGTTAAATTTAATGAAGAAATAAGGATGTATCGTGGAAATCCAGTTCAAGCATTGACGTTGGATCCTTATGAACGAGGTAAGAAAAAGGGGTACGCAAGAGGATTTTTAATGAATTCTTACGGTTCAAGGCCAGTAAAATTAGCAAATATGTTCTTTGACAATGATTCTTCCTGTTTTGGCGAAACATTACGAGAGCGGATGCTCGATTACAATTATTTTGGTGGATTTGCTATGCTCGGCGAGGTTTTAGCACAAGAACAAAATTTTGTAAAGTTACACAGCATCGATAAAGATCAATATGGATTACCAGTTCCAGAAGTACACTTTTCATTTCACGAAAACGATTTAAAAATACGTGAAGATGCAAAAGAAGTGCTGAGTGAAATAGGGCGGGCAGCTGGCGGAAAGCCGTTATATCATTTAAAAGGAATTGCTCATTTAATGGGAGGGTGTCGCATGGGCAATGATCCAACTACATCCGTAGTAAACAGCTATGGACAAACACATGATATTAAAAACCTTTTTATCGTCGGTACACCTACTTATGTCACTGCACCTTCTGCTAATCCAACTTTAACTGCTTATGCACTAGCTCTTCGGACTGCAGAATTTATTGCTACTGAAGCGAAACGGGGAAACTTATCATCATAG
- a CDS encoding gluconate 2-dehydrogenase subunit 3 family protein, whose product MDHPKQSHYPSFDVLTEKENWDVVTQQVINNRTNPNREKYFSNEEKELLLSLLPLLFPSHLGELSIDVITLFENRCANGKVIGYPIGSKYKKLQIVHIGLENIQKQIYSQHETIFSKLSEDTQKIVIKDIQKNLGYLNIWEKVSPQLFFKTLLKELIPIVYSDPSIWSDIGYGGPAYPRGYYAFGPEQFDSWEAKRNDKKEE is encoded by the coding sequence ATGGACCATCCTAAACAATCACACTATCCCTCTTTTGATGTTCTAACAGAAAAGGAAAATTGGGACGTTGTTACTCAGCAAGTTATTAATAATCGCACAAATCCTAACCGAGAAAAATACTTCTCTAATGAAGAAAAAGAGTTATTGCTATCCCTTCTTCCTCTTCTTTTTCCATCACATTTAGGTGAATTATCAATAGATGTAATTACATTATTTGAAAATCGCTGTGCAAATGGAAAAGTAATTGGCTACCCGATAGGTAGTAAATATAAAAAACTGCAAATCGTTCATATCGGCTTAGAAAATATTCAAAAACAAATTTATAGCCAACATGAAACCATCTTCTCCAAGCTTTCTGAAGATACGCAAAAGATAGTAATAAAAGACATTCAAAAAAATTTAGGCTATTTAAATATATGGGAAAAAGTTTCTCCACAACTATTTTTTAAAACCCTACTAAAAGAGCTAATCCCTATAGTTTATTCTGACCCCTCCATTTGGTCTGATATTGGTTATGGTGGACCTGCATATCCAAGGGGATACTATGCATTTGGACCGGAGCAATTTGATTCTTGGGAGGCAAAGCGTAATGACAAAAAAGAAGAATGA
- a CDS encoding DUF421 domain-containing protein, which produces MDESIVAIVRAFITFFSLLIYTRMLGKQQIGNLTFFDYINGITIGSIASSVATDLSSKAWVHWIGLTTFVLITFLFQFITLKSHLFAKVIDSEPIVVIQDGKILESNLKKLRVKCDELFMLLRMKGIFDVTTVEFGILEGNGHLSVLVYGEEQPVRRKDLNIEIQKHSLTTTLILNGSIIKKNLVNLKKDEKWLNEQLSKRGITDIEEISFAMILPNGRLYIDKTDDHLTETNSDFDGRV; this is translated from the coding sequence ATGGATGAATCAATTGTTGCAATCGTTAGGGCATTTATTACTTTCTTTTCCTTACTGATTTATACAAGAATGCTTGGGAAACAACAAATTGGCAACTTAACATTTTTTGATTATATTAATGGCATTACAATCGGCTCTATTGCTTCGAGTGTCGCTACCGATCTTTCTTCTAAAGCATGGGTACATTGGATAGGCTTAACTACTTTTGTATTAATTACATTTCTGTTTCAATTCATTACTTTAAAAAGTCATTTGTTTGCCAAAGTTATTGATTCGGAACCAATTGTTGTCATTCAAGATGGGAAAATATTAGAAAGTAATTTAAAGAAATTAAGAGTGAAATGTGATGAATTATTCATGTTACTTCGCATGAAAGGCATTTTTGATGTGACTACAGTAGAATTTGGGATATTAGAAGGAAACGGTCATTTGTCGGTATTAGTTTATGGAGAAGAACAACCAGTGAGAAGAAAAGATTTAAATATAGAAATTCAAAAGCATTCGTTAACAACGACGTTAATCTTAAATGGCTCTATTATAAAAAAAAATTTAGTTAACCTGAAAAAAGACGAGAAATGGTTGAATGAACAATTAAGCAAAAGAGGGATTACTGATATAGAAGAAATATCTTTTGCAATGATTTTACCAAATGGTAGGCTTTATATAGATAAAACAGATGACCACTTAACAGAGACCAACAGTGATTTTGATGGAAGGGTGTAA
- a CDS encoding DUF4363 family protein, translating into MKSKASWLYFVIPIILLGVSIFIMTSGYWWKMTDESNEIIALVNEIEELVLEGKWVDADNKILKTSKVWEKNIRIIQYGVERDRIFEIDETLAKMKGAIKTKDKSSVIQEVHVFYKIWDDLGY; encoded by the coding sequence ATGAAGTCAAAAGCGAGCTGGTTATATTTTGTAATTCCTATAATTCTTTTAGGGGTAAGTATCTTCATTATGACTTCGGGTTATTGGTGGAAAATGACTGACGAAAGTAATGAAATAATAGCTCTTGTAAACGAGATAGAAGAATTAGTTCTTGAGGGAAAATGGGTAGATGCTGACAATAAAATTTTAAAAACTTCAAAAGTTTGGGAGAAAAATATTCGAATTATCCAGTATGGGGTTGAGCGAGATCGCATTTTTGAAATAGATGAGACGCTAGCTAAAATGAAAGGAGCAATAAAGACTAAAGATAAATCCAGTGTGATACAAGAAGTTCATGTTTTTTATAAGATTTGGGATGACTTAGGTTATTAA